In Halococcus saccharolyticus DSM 5350, a single genomic region encodes these proteins:
- the glyA gene encoding serine hydroxymethyltransferase, which translates to MDYDRVREVDPSVADALDGELDRQRETLMMIASENHVSEAVMEAQSSELTNKYAEGYPGERYYGGCEYADDVEGLAIDRAKELWGAEYVNVQPHSGSQANMGVYLAVLDPGDKILSLDLTHGGHLSHGHPKNFAGQVYEVENYEADPETGYIDYEALADHAEAFEPDMIVSGYSAYPREVEWERIQDTAESVGAYHLADIAHITGLVAAGIHPSPVGITDFVTGSTHKTIRSGRGGIIMSSDEHADAIDSAIIPGMQGGPLMHNIAGKAVGFGEALDPEFEAYAQQVVDNAAALGDRLAEHGLSLVSGGTDTHLVLVDLRDSHPDTTGKEVEEALEEAGIVLNANTVPGETRSPFVASGIRAGTPGLTTRGFDEDACQEVADCIARVVDAPDDESVREEVAADVDALTDRHPLYE; encoded by the coding sequence ATGGACTACGACCGTGTTCGGGAGGTCGATCCGTCGGTCGCCGACGCGCTCGACGGCGAACTCGACCGCCAGCGCGAGACGCTGATGATGATCGCGAGCGAGAACCACGTTAGCGAAGCGGTGATGGAGGCCCAGAGCAGCGAGCTCACCAACAAGTACGCCGAGGGGTATCCCGGCGAGCGCTACTACGGTGGCTGTGAGTACGCCGACGACGTCGAGGGGCTCGCCATCGACCGCGCGAAGGAGCTCTGGGGGGCCGAATACGTCAACGTCCAGCCCCACAGCGGCTCCCAGGCCAACATGGGGGTGTACCTCGCCGTGCTCGATCCCGGCGACAAGATCCTCTCGCTCGACCTCACCCACGGTGGCCATCTCTCCCACGGGCATCCGAAGAACTTCGCGGGCCAGGTCTACGAGGTCGAGAACTACGAGGCCGATCCCGAGACGGGATACATCGACTACGAGGCGCTCGCCGACCACGCCGAGGCGTTCGAACCCGACATGATCGTTTCGGGCTACTCGGCGTACCCCCGAGAGGTCGAGTGGGAGCGCATCCAGGACACCGCCGAGTCGGTCGGGGCGTACCACCTCGCGGACATCGCCCACATCACTGGCCTCGTCGCGGCTGGCATCCACCCCTCACCCGTGGGAATCACCGACTTCGTCACCGGCTCGACGCACAAGACCATCCGATCGGGGCGGGGCGGGATCATCATGTCGAGCGACGAACACGCTGACGCGATCGACTCCGCGATTATCCCAGGGATGCAGGGCGGGCCGCTGATGCACAACATCGCCGGGAAGGCGGTCGGCTTCGGGGAAGCACTCGACCCCGAGTTCGAGGCGTACGCCCAGCAGGTCGTCGACAACGCCGCGGCGCTCGGCGATCGCCTCGCCGAACACGGTCTCTCGCTGGTCTCCGGTGGAACCGACACCCACCTCGTCCTCGTCGATCTCCGCGATTCGCATCCCGATACCACGGGCAAGGAAGTCGAAGAGGCGCTGGAGGAGGCCGGTATCGTGCTGAACGCGAACACCGTGCCGGGCGAGACCCGCTCGCCGTTCGTCGCCAGCGGCATCCGCGCCGGGACGCCCGGCCTCACGACTCGGGGCTTCGACGAGGATGCCTGCCAGGAGGTCGCCGACTGCATCGCGCGCGTCGTTGACGCCCCCGACGACGAGAGCGTGCGTGAGGAGGTTGCGGCCGACGTCGACGCACTCACCGACCGACACCCGCTGTACGAGTGA
- a CDS encoding DUF1028 domain-containing protein — protein sequence MPTPRPSTFSIVARDPDQNAVGVAVQSKFVSVGSVVPFASADAGAIATQSFANVAYGPDGLDLLREGHSASEVVERLTEADEDAPDRQAGVVGQDGSVAAFTGEDCFAYAGDIQGDSYTVQGNILENPDTLEAMAETYETTEGGLPEKLIAALQAGNEAGGDKRGEQSAALYVVKPDGGYDGGNDRWIDVRVDDHEHPIDELERVFRLYDVTLLEREPPAETRNLDGETAEAVAAALGAAGFDGATPDGSFDETDREALEAFRGANNFENHSHDVIEDALAHGWNDAEGKDETRLVNAVWHGLSRLDRA from the coding sequence ATGCCGACTCCCCGGCCGAGCACGTTCTCGATCGTCGCGCGAGATCCCGACCAGAATGCGGTGGGCGTCGCGGTCCAGTCGAAGTTCGTCAGCGTGGGCTCCGTGGTCCCGTTCGCGAGCGCCGACGCGGGCGCGATCGCGACCCAGAGCTTCGCGAACGTCGCCTACGGCCCCGACGGACTCGATCTGCTGCGCGAGGGCCACTCGGCGAGCGAGGTCGTCGAGCGACTGACCGAAGCCGACGAGGACGCGCCCGATCGCCAGGCAGGCGTCGTGGGCCAGGACGGCTCGGTCGCGGCGTTCACCGGCGAGGACTGCTTCGCGTACGCGGGCGACATCCAGGGCGACTCCTATACCGTCCAGGGCAACATTCTCGAAAACCCCGACACCCTCGAAGCGATGGCCGAGACCTACGAAACCACCGAGGGTGGTCTGCCCGAGAAACTCATCGCCGCGCTGCAGGCGGGCAACGAGGCCGGCGGCGACAAGCGCGGCGAACAGAGCGCGGCGCTCTACGTGGTGAAACCTGACGGGGGGTACGACGGCGGCAACGACCGCTGGATCGATGTCCGTGTCGACGACCACGAGCACCCGATCGACGAACTCGAACGTGTCTTCCGGCTGTACGACGTCACGCTGCTCGAACGCGAACCGCCAGCCGAAACCCGAAATCTCGACGGCGAAACTGCCGAAGCGGTCGCGGCGGCGCTCGGCGCGGCAGGATTCGACGGTGCGACGCCTGATGGATCGTTCGACGAGACCGATCGCGAAGCGCTCGAAGCGTTTCGAGGAGCGAACAACTTCGAGAACCACTCGCACGACGTCATCGAGGACGCGCTCGCCCACGGTTGGAACGATGCCGAGGGGAAGGACGAGACGCGTCTCGTGAACGCTGTCTGGCACGGCCTCTCGCGGCTCGACCGAGCGTAA
- a CDS encoding DUF7528 family protein: MITLLIEKFSGDEVSVRSDGDRVVVSLPGRTHTVDRDAAAALRAELGEALTERCEYVHTVGTHRADGSYVVSRRGADSSGHRKVFDGFAALREQYATLPATFTAADVDVPGVTGGRRHLLMRHVVEHPAFDCTLTARQPLTAEKRSSGGRDRNDRGGSP, encoded by the coding sequence GTGATCACGCTCCTGATCGAGAAATTCTCCGGCGATGAAGTATCGGTTCGATCCGACGGCGATCGTGTCGTCGTCTCGCTTCCCGGACGGACACACACCGTAGACAGGGATGCAGCCGCCGCGCTCCGTGCGGAGCTTGGTGAGGCGCTAACCGAGCGCTGTGAGTACGTCCACACGGTCGGGACCCACCGGGCCGACGGGAGCTACGTCGTCTCGCGCCGTGGTGCGGATTCGTCGGGCCATCGAAAGGTGTTCGACGGGTTTGCAGCGCTCCGGGAGCAGTACGCGACGCTACCGGCGACGTTCACCGCGGCGGACGTCGACGTGCCCGGCGTGACCGGCGGCCGACGCCACCTACTCATGCGCCACGTCGTCGAACATCCTGCCTTCGACTGTACCCTCACTGCTCGCCAACCGCTCACGGCCGAAAAGCGATCGTCCGGGGGAAGAGATCGAAACGATCGAGGAGGTTCACCATAG
- a CDS encoding DUF63 family protein, whose translation MAAIADRVDPVRGWIAAALAVVLVVAGSAVTFPQRVYTEFLWQYFWGPIDADAHNAVCSVRVDGVVSRLGEANACQAAAAQGAVVAEPGYTIISEIGYALTLLFMLIGVLLLIKRLGVGTDRRLLYALLPFTLFGGALRVVEDANDAVPADATAAISYPTNTLIISPIIYVTVFLVTLVALLAALWLSRRDIVEEYYGALAAFGTLALVAVLGYLTYLATATEFVGFYPQMLVLTLGLAALIAGGVYLAIDRIEPAINAGTGFVGLAVLWAQAVDGVANVLASDWWDVIGLPFQYTAKHPANAIIVGFTETVFPPSFVEAVGDSWPFLVVKVALAVGILWLFDDRIIEESPRYSLLLLLAVIVVGLGPGTRDMLRATFGI comes from the coding sequence ATGGCAGCGATAGCGGACCGTGTCGATCCCGTTCGGGGGTGGATCGCGGCGGCGCTCGCGGTGGTGCTCGTCGTCGCAGGGAGCGCAGTCACGTTCCCACAGCGGGTGTACACCGAGTTCCTCTGGCAGTACTTCTGGGGCCCGATCGACGCCGACGCACACAACGCCGTCTGTTCCGTCCGCGTCGATGGCGTCGTCAGTCGACTCGGCGAGGCGAACGCGTGTCAGGCCGCCGCGGCGCAGGGAGCCGTCGTCGCCGAGCCGGGCTACACGATCATTTCCGAGATCGGCTACGCGCTCACCCTGCTGTTCATGCTGATCGGCGTGCTCCTGCTCATCAAACGTCTCGGTGTCGGGACCGACCGCCGGCTGCTGTACGCACTGTTGCCGTTCACGCTGTTCGGTGGCGCGCTCCGAGTGGTCGAGGACGCGAACGACGCCGTCCCGGCGGACGCGACCGCCGCGATCTCCTACCCTACGAACACGCTGATCATCAGTCCGATCATCTACGTGACGGTGTTTCTCGTCACGCTCGTCGCGCTGCTCGCGGCGCTTTGGCTCTCCCGCCGTGACATCGTTGAGGAGTATTACGGTGCGCTCGCGGCCTTCGGGACGCTCGCACTCGTGGCCGTCCTCGGCTACCTCACGTACCTCGCCACCGCTACCGAGTTCGTGGGGTTCTACCCACAGATGCTCGTGCTCACGCTCGGTCTTGCAGCCCTGATCGCTGGTGGGGTCTATCTCGCCATCGACCGGATCGAACCCGCGATCAACGCCGGGACCGGGTTCGTCGGTCTCGCCGTCCTCTGGGCCCAGGCGGTCGACGGTGTGGCGAACGTCCTCGCCTCCGATTGGTGGGACGTCATCGGGCTCCCCTTCCAGTACACTGCGAAACACCCGGCCAACGCGATCATCGTCGGCTTCACCGAGACGGTCTTTCCGCCGTCGTTCGTCGAGGCAGTCGGCGACTCGTGGCCGTTTCTCGTCGTGAAGGTCGCGCTCGCGGTCGGTATCCTTTGGCTGTTCGACGACCGGATCATTGAGGAGAGCCCGCGCTACTCGCTGCTGCTCCTGCTCGCCGTCATCGTCGTCGGTCTCGGTCCCGGAACCCGGGACATGCTTCGGGCGACGTTCGGGATCTAA
- a CDS encoding TIGR03557 family F420-dependent LLM class oxidoreductase, whose translation MTQLGYTLSSEEFGPNELVQQAERAEEAGFDFVSISDHYHPWLEAQGESPFVWSSLGGIAASVEEVDVAVGVTCPTIKTHPAIIAQAVATTAAMVPEEFYFGVGTGELLNEHVLGDHWPEHRVRMEMLEEAVAVMRKLWTGDQVSHHGEHYDVQNARLFTLPDEIPPVCVSAFGERAAKGAAEFGDGFWSVGPQDVLTDWEAAGGEGPRLTQLHACVADSEDEAVATAHEQWANSGLPGELAAELPTTAHFEQATEMVTEEDIHEGSIITEEDIHEGSIITEQNPDAHIESFQQAIDAGYDHVYIHQIGDDQETALNLYENEVLPSFD comes from the coding sequence GTGACGCAGCTCGGCTACACCCTGTCGAGCGAGGAGTTCGGCCCGAACGAGTTGGTACAGCAGGCCGAGCGCGCCGAAGAGGCGGGCTTCGACTTCGTCAGTATCTCGGACCACTACCACCCGTGGCTCGAAGCCCAGGGCGAGTCACCGTTCGTCTGGAGTTCGCTCGGCGGGATCGCGGCGTCGGTCGAGGAGGTCGACGTTGCGGTCGGGGTGACCTGCCCCACGATCAAGACCCACCCCGCGATCATCGCCCAGGCGGTCGCCACGACGGCGGCGATGGTCCCCGAGGAGTTCTACTTCGGCGTCGGCACCGGCGAACTCCTGAACGAGCACGTCCTCGGCGATCACTGGCCCGAGCACCGCGTCAGAATGGAGATGCTCGAAGAGGCCGTCGCGGTGATGCGGAAGCTCTGGACCGGCGACCAGGTGAGCCACCACGGCGAGCACTACGACGTCCAGAACGCCCGGCTGTTCACCCTTCCCGACGAGATTCCACCCGTGTGCGTCTCGGCTTTTGGAGAACGTGCCGCGAAGGGGGCCGCCGAGTTCGGCGACGGGTTCTGGTCGGTCGGACCGCAAGACGTCCTCACTGACTGGGAGGCGGCGGGTGGCGAGGGTCCACGACTCACCCAGCTTCACGCCTGCGTCGCCGACAGTGAGGACGAGGCGGTGGCGACCGCTCACGAGCAGTGGGCGAACTCCGGGCTCCCCGGCGAACTCGCCGCCGAACTCCCGACGACGGCACACTTCGAGCAGGCCACGGAGATGGTGACCGAGGAGGACATCCACGAGGGCTCGATCATCACCGAGGAGGACATCCACGAGGGCTCGATCATCACCGAGCAGAACCCCGACGCCCACATCGAGAGTTTCCAACAGGCGATCGATGCGGGCTACGATCACGTCTACATCCACCAGATCGGCGACGATCAGGAAACCGCGCTCAATCTCTACGAGAACGAGGTGCTTCCGAGTTTCGACTGA
- a CDS encoding YcaO-like family protein has product MNVGIVGTGAVADAVRAALADADATVEAIEPDTIGTTDLGIVIDEVGATVFERANDHARESETPWLVVERGGVGDREVCEASVAGFGPETACYECLCRRVEANADDESSEDDPGESEANESGLDATTAWFAGALAGTEARRLCAGEPSRVLGGVIEVPHAERRVLPVPNCGCTGEEDRDRALVRDFEERALDDALARAERALDDQVGIVREVGEAASFPAPYYLARTGETAGFSDASAASEAAGVAGDWDRAFMKALGEALERYSAGIYRDAAFTHATADDLDDPIPPDTFVLPGDSTAEPATDDGEELPWISGEHLDSGASVHLPAEFVGFPPPERRHGSPITTGLGLGNSGSEALCSGLYEVIERDAAMVSWYSTFSPLGLAVDDEAFATLTARARSEGLSVQPVLLTQDVDVPVVAVAIEREEWPRFAVGSAADLDPAAAARSALAEALQSWMELRAMGPDAANAAEGAIGEYAESPGVAAEFFDTTQHVPAASVGPDPAPTGADELGALVERVTDAGLDPYAARLTPRDIEQLGFEAVRVLVPSSQPLFTDEAYFGERAQRVPRESGFEPQLDREFHPYP; this is encoded by the coding sequence ATGAACGTCGGTATCGTCGGCACCGGAGCCGTCGCGGACGCGGTTCGCGCGGCACTCGCCGACGCTGACGCCACGGTCGAAGCGATCGAACCCGATACGATCGGCACGACCGATCTCGGGATCGTGATCGATGAGGTGGGAGCCACCGTTTTCGAGCGCGCGAACGATCACGCCCGCGAGAGCGAAACACCGTGGCTCGTGGTCGAGCGTGGCGGCGTCGGCGACCGGGAAGTCTGCGAGGCGTCCGTCGCGGGATTCGGCCCCGAGACGGCTTGCTATGAGTGTCTATGTCGTCGTGTCGAAGCGAACGCCGACGACGAGTCGTCTGAAGACGATCCCGGCGAGAGCGAGGCGAACGAGTCCGGACTCGACGCCACGACGGCGTGGTTCGCGGGTGCGCTCGCTGGTACCGAGGCACGCCGGCTGTGTGCGGGCGAGCCCTCGCGAGTGCTCGGCGGCGTGATCGAGGTTCCTCACGCCGAACGCCGCGTGCTCCCGGTACCGAACTGCGGCTGTACGGGCGAGGAGGACCGGGACCGCGCGCTCGTACGCGATTTCGAGGAGCGCGCTCTCGACGACGCGCTGGCGCGTGCCGAGCGCGCGCTCGACGACCAGGTGGGGATCGTCCGCGAGGTCGGCGAGGCTGCCTCCTTCCCCGCGCCGTACTACCTCGCACGCACGGGAGAGACGGCGGGATTCAGCGACGCGAGCGCCGCGAGCGAGGCCGCTGGCGTCGCCGGCGACTGGGATCGAGCGTTCATGAAAGCGCTCGGCGAGGCGCTCGAACGCTACAGCGCCGGGATCTACCGCGACGCGGCGTTCACGCACGCAACGGCGGACGATCTCGACGATCCGATCCCGCCCGACACGTTCGTGTTGCCGGGCGATTCCACCGCAGAGCCCGCGACCGATGACGGCGAGGAACTCCCCTGGATTTCTGGCGAGCACCTCGACAGCGGTGCGTCGGTCCACCTCCCGGCGGAGTTCGTCGGGTTCCCGCCACCCGAGCGTCGTCACGGATCGCCGATCACCACCGGGCTGGGGCTCGGAAACTCGGGTTCGGAGGCGCTGTGCTCGGGGTTGTACGAGGTGATCGAGCGCGACGCCGCGATGGTGTCGTGGTACTCGACGTTCTCGCCGCTCGGTCTGGCAGTCGACGACGAGGCGTTCGCGACGCTCACCGCGCGGGCACGCTCGGAGGGGCTGAGCGTGCAGCCGGTCTTGTTGACCCAGGACGTCGACGTGCCGGTGGTAGCGGTCGCGATCGAGCGCGAGGAGTGGCCGCGCTTTGCGGTCGGCTCCGCCGCCGATCTCGATCCCGCCGCGGCCGCACGGTCGGCGCTCGCCGAGGCGCTCCAGAGCTGGATGGAGCTGCGCGCGATGGGACCCGACGCCGCCAACGCCGCCGAGGGAGCCATCGGTGAGTATGCGGAGTCGCCGGGCGTCGCGGCCGAGTTCTTCGACACGACACAGCACGTGCCAGCAGCGAGCGTCGGTCCCGATCCGGCCCCCACCGGAGCCGACGAACTCGGAGCGCTCGTCGAGCGCGTGACCGACGCGGGCCTCGATCCCTACGCCGCGCGGCTCACCCCACGAGACATCGAACAGCTCGGCTTCGAGGCGGTCCGCGTGCTCGTTCCGTCATCACAGCCGCTGTTCACCGACGAGGCGTACTTCGGCGAGCGCGCGCAGCGGGTGCCGCGCGAGTCGGGGTTCGAACCGCAGCTCGACCGCGAGTTCCACCCGTATCCGTGA
- a CDS encoding NUDIX hydrolase has protein sequence MIEPDPAPDALAADYGDVFRSENTFEVDAEGVASARARAERGWGVGALAVHDSRLLLVHHDDQWLLPGGMLEAHETPAAGAVRETYEETGVEVRIDGLAAIAEQTFTDGDDAFVFHFAVFDATPESTALTDDPGLADEAIDDVAWHDSLPENTFDRDLYTRLLDGELG, from the coding sequence ATGATCGAACCCGATCCGGCTCCCGACGCGCTCGCTGCTGACTACGGTGACGTGTTCCGGAGTGAGAACACCTTCGAGGTCGACGCCGAAGGGGTAGCGTCGGCACGCGCTCGCGCCGAGCGGGGCTGGGGCGTCGGCGCGCTCGCGGTCCACGATAGCCGACTCCTGCTCGTCCATCACGACGATCAGTGGCTCCTCCCCGGCGGAATGCTCGAAGCTCACGAGACACCGGCGGCTGGTGCGGTCCGCGAGACGTACGAGGAAACCGGTGTCGAGGTACGGATCGACGGGCTCGCGGCGATCGCCGAACAGACGTTCACCGACGGCGACGATGCGTTCGTCTTCCATTTCGCGGTGTTCGACGCGACTCCCGAGAGTACGGCCCTGACGGACGATCCCGGTCTCGCCGACGAGGCGATCGACGACGTCGCGTGGCACGACTCGCTCCCCGAGAACACGTTCGACCGCGACCTCTATACTCGGCTGCTTGACGGCGAACTCGGCTGA
- a CDS encoding class-III pyridoxal-phosphate-dependent aminotransferase translates to MDRDTAEPRVRGFPGERATEWVDRQHRVAAPSTHVYEFVWDPTAPADGPFCTDVDGNVLMDFTCHVGAAPLGYNNPKIMEPMAEFDLVDPLKIAGHDFYVGSGPADDPDFPGPAGLMERLTDITGEYGMDSVFLSNSGAEAVENAIKICYDGGGSYGITFEGAFHGRTLGALSLNRSKQVYRRDFPEVSGIHDVPFCRDRSCDADSCSCGFFAGDTSQLRRMLSEAAGSVAPDEVAYLIMEPIQGEGGYHPPSEAFMTEVAAVCEEYDIALVADEIQSGMGRTGEWWGADHYPIEPDVITAAKGLRVGATISRSDVFPEEEGRLSSTWGAGDILSSMQGALTIDAIQEHDLLANATERGRQFTERVVDADPEPVVDVRGKGLMLALEFDTPEARDAALERAFERGLLTLACGHKTLRVLPPLDVTEREIDLGANLLLDAIAA, encoded by the coding sequence ATGGACCGTGATACTGCGGAGCCACGCGTCCGGGGGTTCCCGGGCGAGCGAGCCACGGAGTGGGTCGATCGCCAGCACCGTGTCGCCGCGCCGAGCACCCACGTCTACGAGTTCGTCTGGGACCCGACCGCCCCCGCTGACGGCCCGTTCTGCACCGACGTCGACGGCAACGTTCTGATGGATTTCACCTGCCACGTCGGGGCCGCACCGCTCGGGTACAACAACCCCAAGATCATGGAGCCGATGGCGGAGTTCGATCTCGTGGATCCGCTGAAGATCGCGGGTCACGACTTTTATGTGGGATCGGGACCGGCCGACGATCCCGACTTCCCGGGGCCGGCAGGGTTGATGGAGCGACTGACCGACATCACCGGCGAGTACGGGATGGATAGCGTCTTTCTCTCGAACTCCGGTGCGGAGGCGGTCGAGAACGCGATCAAGATCTGCTACGACGGCGGTGGCTCGTATGGGATCACCTTCGAAGGCGCGTTCCACGGCCGAACGCTCGGTGCGCTCTCGCTCAATCGATCGAAGCAGGTGTACCGCCGCGACTTTCCCGAAGTTTCGGGGATCCACGACGTGCCGTTCTGCCGAGATCGATCCTGTGACGCCGACTCCTGCTCGTGTGGCTTTTTCGCCGGGGACACATCACAGCTCCGTCGGATGCTGAGCGAAGCGGCCGGCTCGGTCGCGCCCGACGAGGTCGCCTATCTCATCATGGAACCGATCCAGGGCGAAGGGGGGTATCACCCACCGAGCGAGGCGTTCATGACCGAAGTCGCCGCGGTCTGTGAGGAGTACGACATCGCGCTCGTGGCCGACGAGATCCAGTCGGGAATGGGACGAACGGGCGAATGGTGGGGTGCGGACCACTACCCGATCGAGCCCGACGTCATCACCGCAGCGAAAGGACTCCGAGTCGGGGCGACGATCTCGCGGTCGGACGTGTTCCCCGAGGAGGAAGGCCGGCTCTCCTCGACGTGGGGCGCGGGCGACATCCTCTCCTCGATGCAGGGGGCGCTCACGATCGACGCCATCCAAGAACACGATCTCCTCGCGAACGCGACCGAACGCGGCCGTCAGTTCACCGAGCGCGTCGTCGACGCCGACCCCGAGCCAGTGGTCGACGTGCGCGGCAAGGGCCTGATGCTGGCGCTCGAATTCGACACGCCGGAGGCCCGCGACGCCGCACTCGAACGTGCGTTCGAACGCGGCCTGCTCACGCTCGCCTGTGGTCACAAGACGCTCCGGGTCCTCCCGCCGCTCGACGTCACCGAGCGCGAGATAGACCTCGGTGCGAACCTGCTGCTTGACGCGATCGCCGCTTAA
- a CDS encoding PadR family transcriptional regulator, with protein MHDLTGFQRDLLYTIAGQDEPHGLAVKEELEEYYESEIHHGRLYPNLDTLVEKGLVEKGQLDRRTNYYDLTRRGRREIDARREWESQYVDV; from the coding sequence ATGCACGATCTCACCGGCTTTCAGCGCGACCTGTTGTACACCATCGCGGGCCAGGACGAACCACACGGTCTGGCAGTCAAAGAAGAGCTCGAGGAGTACTACGAGTCCGAGATACACCACGGGCGGCTGTATCCGAATCTCGATACGCTGGTCGAGAAGGGACTGGTCGAAAAGGGTCAGCTCGACCGGCGGACCAACTACTACGATCTCACTCGCCGCGGCCGCCGCGAGATCGACGCGCGCCGCGAGTGGGAATCGCAGTACGTCGACGTCTGA
- a CDS encoding DUF7117 family protein, whose translation MRIRGERECKDCGTRWSYYETGNVSCPDCGSRRSVGVGDRTRHTASAATLDLSGARDRLDASVSDDADVRAAAERAVETCRAFVRQHGFIAAGEFEPLDATYLAALELRYVAEELSRTMRTDDAVERYFLSLLDGADRGERPPPEDVPKSLRVARGLAAAEAVAAYRREAGTYLDDHPDEAASAAFGTLTEHRKRIAALDGDVTPETAEQLVRAARDLGRYLREGDENALVTARDRLDRLRDDI comes from the coding sequence ATGCGCATCCGCGGGGAACGCGAGTGCAAAGACTGCGGGACGCGATGGTCGTACTACGAGACCGGGAACGTGAGCTGTCCAGACTGCGGCAGCCGTCGGAGCGTCGGCGTCGGCGACCGCACCCGTCACACTGCGAGCGCGGCGACGCTCGATCTCTCCGGCGCGCGCGACCGCCTCGACGCGAGCGTCAGTGACGATGCCGACGTCCGCGCGGCGGCCGAACGCGCAGTCGAGACGTGCCGGGCGTTCGTCCGCCAGCACGGGTTCATCGCTGCCGGCGAGTTCGAGCCGCTCGACGCGACGTATCTCGCCGCGCTCGAACTTCGCTATGTCGCCGAAGAGCTCTCGCGCACGATGCGGACCGACGACGCAGTAGAGCGATACTTCCTCTCGTTGCTGGACGGGGCCGATCGGGGCGAACGCCCGCCACCCGAAGACGTGCCGAAATCACTCCGCGTGGCCCGTGGGCTGGCGGCCGCCGAGGCCGTCGCGGCGTACCGCCGCGAGGCGGGGACGTATCTCGACGACCACCCCGACGAGGCTGCGAGTGCGGCGTTCGGGACGCTAACGGAACATCGAAAGCGCATCGCGGCGCTCGACGGTGACGTGACCCCCGAAACCGCCGAGCAACTCGTTCGGGCTGCACGCGACCTCGGTCGATATCTCCGAGAAGGCGACGAGAACGCGCTCGTGACCGCACGCGATCGGCTCGATCGACTTCGCGACGATATCTGA